In one Fusarium falciforme chromosome 5, complete sequence genomic region, the following are encoded:
- a CDS encoding MFS domain-containing protein, with protein sequence MDESKENSNHHEGDNAAQNNPANPGVAVGLSPVDDMLRAAEEAALHEKEMSIRAAIKAYPKAIAFSMIVSLCLIMEGCDTALVDAFFSLPQFRERFGERLENGDYQITASWMSGLKTGVQVGQILGLMAAGVIAERYGYKTILGSLLLLIGFIFIFFFASHIAMLFVAGVLCGVPWGAFQTLTTTYAADVTPIPLRPVLTTYVNMCWVMGQLLSSGVLRGLIDRHDNWAWRIPYAIQWVFPPPIIIGVLLAPESPTWLVRKGRLDDARKALRRLASGRSEDDINNTVAMLVYTDQMEKESVEGVSYLDCFRGTNLRRTEIACMVWAAQVLCGIWFGGNVIYFLQQAGFDPARSFDFGIGTQALALAGTIGAWFLLPHVGRRRLYLVGLSVMLTVLMAVGFMGIPARMDSIGWASGALMMVFVVTYDLTVGPVCYCLAAEIPTTRLRIKTAVLARNTYNIISIGANFLNAPILNPGAWNLRGKGGFIWAETKGRAISELDTFFERRVSTRDFAKTEVTMFDQSQNEKLGVE encoded by the exons ATGGATGAGTCCAAAGAAAACTCCAATCACCATGAGGGCGACAACGCTGCCCAGAATAACCCTGCAAATCCAGGCGTTGCCGTTGGCCTGTCCCCAGTCGACGACATGCTCAGGGCAGCCGAAGAGGCGGCCCTGCACGAGAAGGAGATGTCCATCAGGGCAGCCATCAAAGCTTACCCAAAGGCTATCGCCTTCAGCATGATTGTGTCGCTTTGCCTTATCATGGAAGGCTGCGATACTGCTCTAGTAgacgccttcttctcccttcCACAGTTCCGAGAGAGATTCGGCGAACGCCTTGAGAACGGGGATTATCAAATCACCGCATCGTGGATGTCAGGTCTCAAGACTGGCGTCCAAGTTGGCCAGATTCTGGGACTGATGGCTGCTGGCGTCATAGCTGAGAGATACGGCTACAAGACAATCTTGGGGTCCCTTCTACTGCTTATCGgtttcatcttcatctttttctttgccTCACATATTGCCATGCTTTTTGTGGCTGGCGTTTTGTGTGGCGTTCCATGG GGAGCTTTCCAGACATTAACGACCACTTATGCTGCTGATGTAACCCCTATTCCACTGCGGCCGGTCCTCACCACCTACGTCAACATGTGCTGGGTAATGGGCCAGCTCCTGAGCTCAGGTGTGTTGCGTGGGCTCATTGACCGCCACGATAATTGGGCGTGGCGGATTCCCTACGCCATCCAGTGGGTGTTCCCACCTCCCATCATCATTGGCGTTCTGCTTGCCCCTGAGAGTCCCACCTGGCTGGTCCGCAAGGGCCGCCTCGACGATGCTAGGAAAGCTCTGAGGCGGCTTGCAAGCGGACGATCCGAGGacgacatcaacaacacaGTGGCCATGCTTGTCTACACAGACCAAATGGAAAAGGAGTCGGTCGAGGGAGTCTCATACTTGGACTGCTTCAGGGGCACAAACCTCCGCCGCACTGAAATTGCGTGCATGGTCTGGGCTGCCCAGGTTCTATGCGGCATCTGGTTCGGTGGCAATGTGATTTACTTCCTCCAGCAGGCCGGCTTTGATCCAGCCAGATCATTCGACTTTGGTATTGGCACCCAAGCCCTCGCGCTGGCCGGCACCATAGGCGCCTGGTTTCTCCTCCCTCACGTGGGGCGCCGAAGACTCTATCTCGTCGGTCTCAGCGTTATGCTCACTGTCCTGATGGCTGTGGGCTTCATGGGCATCCCGGCCCGCATGGATTCCATTGGCTGGGCTTCAGgcgccttgatgatggtctttGTCGTCACGTATGATCTCACTGTTGGCCCAGTCTGCTACTGCCTCGCAGCAGAGATTCCGACCACACGCCTGCGCATCAAGACTGCGGTCTTAGCTCGCAACACGTACAATATCATCAGCATTGGGGCCAATTTTCTGAATGCGCCCATCCTCAACCCAGGGGCATGGAATCTCCGTGGCAAGGGAGGCTTCATCTGGGCAG AAACAAAGGGGCGAGCGATCTCGGAGCTGGATACTTTCTTTGAGAGACGCGTCAGCACAAGGGACTTTGCCAAGACGGAGGTTACCATGTTTGACCAGAGTCAGAATGAGAAACTGGGCGTTGAATAA
- a CDS encoding HET domain-containing protein — protein sequence MAGLSTATPCTTCYSLAFGEEYADKGLKLALSDLRESAIKTRACAACALLWKAVSAALKQETPEPHVLYESIIIEYKPPKHPGPMVVHLYPDPVAYEVTEKILQLYTLEGEIPAPWDLIGRGFHIPEYGLSSSCVALAREWLDMCVNAEGKHANCTKATVSVLPTRVIAVGDDEISPRLVIAEPDQQAYYAALSHCWGGSTPTKTTTANVEDYTTSLPADLPKTFLDAIKVARVLRIPYLWIDSLCIIQDSAEDWQHEASRMAQVYANAHVTIFADAAPDSTSGFLDPPSRDATPRFNVPFKTQDLGEGVLHIRTRGFLAEELPFHTWTTKSGKGRSKLSTRGWVFQERLLSPRTLHFSHNEMAWECRSVCECECSATSLRTLRTTSVIKHFLYPQNIDASKVQASWRSDIVPAYTQLDLTFPTDRLPAIEGLASAASKLRSDDEYVFGLWRNSIKADLMWHIPRSGRPSDRIVDGGAPTWSWASLTGEAAYDTKRLAKDSDLAILDVITGEGSPPTLLVRGHLVEVELSDSVWGNPRVFLGPDDELTILWDVHGLGKKFTHPYFLVCGADGNGPFGLLLVAGLSADTSKQFRRVGYIPGYRITRRRRSWWSGGWVSHDESVSDESLHEVSDEVWEQANEAGAVEWAKEIFQGEVMTFKII from the exons ATGGCAGGGCTATCAACGGCAACTCCTTGCACAACCTGCTATTCGCTGGCCTTTGGAGAAGAATACGCGGACAAAGGCTTAAAACTTGCGCTGTCTGACCTTCGAGAGTCTGCAATCAAGACTCGTGCTTGTGCCGCTTGCGCGCTTTTGTGGAAAGCTGTGTCTGCGGCTTTGAAGCAGGAAACGCCTGAGCCTCATGTTCTGTACGAATCAATAATCATTGAATACAAGCCACCAAAGCACCCTGGACCCATGGTTGTGCATCTATACCCTGATCCTGTTGCATACGAAGTCACGGAAAAGATTCTCCAGCTATACACCCTAGAAG GTGAGATCCCGGCCCCGTGGGATCTAATTGGTCGGGGTTTTCATATCCCGGAATATGGCCTGTCTTCAAGCTGTGTCGCATTGGCTCGTGAGTGGCTCGACATGTGTGTCAACGCAGAGGGAAAACACGCAAATTGCACCAAGGCTACTGTTTCGGTGCTTCCAACCCGTGTCATAGCAGTTGGAGATGACGAAATCTCTCCCCGGCTAGTGATAGCTGAACCTGACCAGCAAGCATACTATGCAGCTCTCAGTCACTGCTGGGGAGGGAGCACTCCGACCAAGACCACCACCGCTAATGTTGAGGACTATACCACTTCACTGCCAGCCGATCTTCCAAAGACCTTTCTTGACGCCATCAAGGTGGCTCGGGTACTCAGAATTCCTTATCTTTGGATAGATTCACTCTGCATCATTCAAGACTCCGCCGAGGACTGGCAACACGAGGCTTCCAGAATGGCCCAAGTCTATGCCAATGCCCACGTCACCATATTTGCAGATGCCGCGCCTGACAGCACATCTGGCTTTCTTGATCCTCCATCACGCGATGCCACACCCAGGTTTAACGTACCGTTCAAAACACAGGACCTCGGCGAAGGAGTCCTTCATATACGGACACGGGGATTCCTGGCCGAGGAGCTTCCATTCCACACCTGGACTACCAAGAGCGGCAAAGGTCGGAGCAAGTTGTCGACCAGGGGCTGGGTGTTTCAAGAACGGCTCCTATCACCACGGACCCTGCACTTCTCCCACAACGAGATGGCTTGGGAGTGCAGGTCCGTCTGTGAGTGTGAATGCTCAGCAACTTCTCTGCGGACACTTCGCACTACGAGCGTCATCAAACATTTCTTGTATCCCCAGAACATCGATGCCTCTAAGGTTCAGGCCAGCTGGAGGTCGGACATTGTACCGGCATATACGCAGCTTGACCTCACCTTCCCAACAGACAGACTGCCTGCCATCGAAGGACTAGCGAGCGCGGCTAGTAAGCTGAGAAGCGATGATGAATACGTCTTTGGTCTCTGGCGAAACAGCATCAAAGCTGACCTGATGTGGCACATACCTCGATCTGGAAGACCCAGTGATAGGATTGTGGATGGAGGTGCACCGACGTGGTCTTGGGCATCGCTCACGGGGGAAGCTGCCTACGATACTAAGCGATTAGCCAAAGACTCTGATCTGGCCATCTTGGATGTCATTACAGGCGAAGGAAGCCCTCCCACATTGCTTGTAAGGGGCCATCTCGTCGAGGTGGAATTGTCGGACAGTGTGTGGGGAAATCCACGGGTGTTCCTAGGCCCAGATGATGAGCTGACGATTCTATGGGATGTACACGGCCTCGGCAAGAAGTTTACGCACCCTTACTTCTTGGTCTGTGGCGCGGATGGCAATGGGCCCTTTGGTTTGCTGCTGGTCGCAGGACTGTCAGCTGACACGAGCAAACAATTCCGGAGGGTCGGATATATCCCAGGGTATCGTATCACGAGGCGGCGTCGTTCATGGTGGAGTGGCGGCTGGGTCAGTCACGATGAGTCGGTTTCAGATGAGAGTTTGCACGAAGTGTCGGATGAGGTGTGGGAGCAAGCAAATGAGGCTGGAGCGGTGGAATGGGCGAAGGAGATCTTTCAGGGAGAGGTTATGACGTTTAAGATCATCTAG
- a CDS encoding HET domain-containing protein codes for MAVKIPPSDLVFPNLNEDRAEIRILEVQPGSQGSNIQCKFNVVTLDNLESPYETLSYTWGDENEATKVTVWLDETPVPVSRNLFDALKKLRMTHEPRRLWVDALCINQADNVEKTWQVSMMHRIYSQCQQCAIWLGALEDVDVFHARAAVDTLCWFAGSRGKPDWMDDDSARDYAAKALKILINLPWWGRIWTVQEAILPSSATVYWGPCDISWDLMRRAADSFFDNPSREIPGEFWAHGGAIDLQSAMRGLQFTSRESLFQVLWRWRFRQATDPRDKVYGLVGFRRDTSLPTVKTCDYKIDVRTLYQRVTADLIRLSTDLQPLIGRGGEVSEIPGLASWAVDWHGVRDDSRRSTVNFWDHHRRWHGLGYTADRGLRGVGQGLKVEDDRILYLHGLQIDRICAVEDRSKGTCVEDYGSAGSLFLTSGGRWGRVITQFQEQYPGQLPDNWMSAFLGLITGKLIPQDPNHGDGIDDWMKNMVRPQALFITESGRFGLGPRSIQPGQEVWVLGGSRFPVILNHRAGGADEEGFTFAGECFVYGVMRGEAVEGRSDEQREIKLY; via the coding sequence ATGGCGGTTAAGATTCCTCCCAGCGACCTTGTTTTCCCGAACTTGAACGAAGACCGAGCCGAAATCAGAATCTTGGAAGTTCAGCCTGGAAGTCAGGGTTCAAACATACAATGCAAGTTCAACGTGGTGACTTTGGACAACCTGGAATCCCCATACGAGACCCTCTCATATACCTGGGGAGACGAAAACGAAGCAACAAAGGTCACTGTTTGGCTTGACGAGACGCCGGTTCCCGTTTCCAGAAACCTCTTTGATGCATTGAAGAAGCTGCGTATGACTCATGAACCGAGACGTCTTTGGGTTGACGCATTATGCATCAATCAGGCCGATAATGTGGAAAAAACCTGGCAGGTCAGCATGATGCACCGAATCTATAGCCAATGTCAACAATGCGCCATCTGGCTGGGGGCCCTGGAAGATGTCGATGTGTTCCATGCTAGAGCCGCCGTGGACACTTTGTGTTGGTTCGCCGGGTCTCGAGGCAAACCTgactggatggatgatgattCGGCTAGAGATTATGCTGCCAAAGCACTCAAaattctcatcaacctgCCATGGTGGGGTCGGATATGGACGGTCCAAGAAGCTATCCTCCCATCTTCCGCGACAGTGTATTGGGGCCCGTGCGATATCTCATGGGACCTAATGCGCAGGGCGGCAGACAGCTTCTTTGACAATCCCTCCCGGGAAATCCCAGGAGAGTTCTGGGCCCATGGCGGAGCTATCGACCTCCAAAGTGCGATGCGGGGACTTCAATTCACAAGCAGAGAGTCTCTGTTTCAAGTTCTGTGGCGCTGGAGGTTCCGTCAAGCTACGGATCCAAGGGACAAGGTCTATGGTCTTGTTGGTTTTCGGCGTGACACTTCACTGCCTACGGTGAAAACCTGCGATTACAAAATCGACGTGAGAACCTTGTATCAGAGGGTCACGGCTGATCTCATCCGTCTATCAACCGACCTGCAACCATTGATCGGACGAGGAGGCGAAGTGTCTGAAATACCTGGCCTCGCATCGTGGGCGGTGGATTGGCATGGGGTGCGTGATGATTCGAGACGGAGCACGGTGAATTTCTGGGACCATCACCGGCGATGGCATGGTCTTGGCTATACCGCAGATAGAGGATTGCGAGGCGTCGGTCAAggcctcaaggtcgaggacgATCGGATCCTCTACTTGCACGGCTTGCAGATTGACCGGATTTGTGCGGTTGAAGACCGTTCCAAAGGCACGTGTGTGGAGGATTACGGATCAGCTGGGTCTCTGTTTCTCACCAGTGGAGGTAGATGGGGGAGGGTAATCACGCAGTTCCAAGAGCAGTATCCTGGACAACTTCCAGACAACTGGATGAGTGCATTTCTGGGCCTCATCACTGGCAAGTTGATCCCTCAAGACCCAAACCATGGAGATGGCATAGATGATTGGATGAAGAACATGGTTCGTCCGCAGGCCTTGTTTATCACCGAGTCAGGGCGTTTTGGACTAGGTCCTCGGAGCATTCAACCAGGGCAGGAGGTGTGGGTTCTTGGCGGAAGCAGGTTTCCTGTTATTTTGAATCATCGAGCCGGAGGAGCTGATGAAGAAGGCTTTACCTTTGCTGGCGAATGTTTTGTGTATGGAGTTATGAGAGGTGAGGCGGTAGAAGGACGGAGTGACGAGCAGAGAGAAATCAAACTGTATTAG
- a CDS encoding CAP10 domain-containing protein: MNTSPGLIFLFLLATFTAVTASLASDTTNGASLAATSTLEAPPNATPTPTPDVAERCHDQRASSIRAIRMILILAVVSALHMPGSLVYQKRSRFYRLAPEIGLLDLIPTLIALTQSAIIHKRSPREAVTAVLICRHCTSKENPWWEKPEYRDNDGATPTGTSGGSQSLQEVLNRLQAFGSARVLYVALAVTTIAEAFTTKASLDLTLLVVLYAIPLFTLELISLAALRLNPPRSILETSQEIMSYAKLIDEIQQPIPAVDQGLVRQRLYRAIYVVFFVVLGIPAALSLFYPFSVPGFIFLTFSEWHSTNGKWYISWLTWVGWLAHNTSWLMATTIGTFAIAATSNPFRESSETRALCHVIVSLVALCQTINLVPGQLKGKSILWGFFLISLLPYLSNVWAIRNAQPSSLNSSGGSPMHPVEALVRHATDSFEHLLRNQSKSYEAASDEYRRRYRQEPPPGFEAWFKFAESNQSPIIDEYDMIYDIVSPFWKLSGQEVLNVMAKMKGTPRSEVWLCDFSGKEAKTKCQHPYRNFDRHYSLLFDTLLGELPGELPDVKFLINHFDEPRVLIPPNPTAKFSLTDMSKRTTWERLSISCVHSQRKTGSSYPEPAVETFNMPFVKNHFSAKDLCQHPEYKNIHGFLMSPKTFHLVEGLVPILSTGAPSTMGDILFPSPAYIEKEFQYDILTDVKWESKWNNLYWAGSTTGGFVFDDQWRHHQRQRFVALAQNLEQKPHSYLRQKNGMLGRVYSTFLNSRLFNVAFTRIFQCERQYCRDQSTYFNTKSWADKDEALRSRLVFDTDGNGISGRYYKLLASNSVPLKQTIFREWHDERLMPWVHYVPVSQSLEELPELVSYLTSTEAGQRIAKDIAEQGRDWFSRSLRQVDMTVYTYRLLLELARLQDPKRLAS; this comes from the exons ATGAACACAAGCCCGGGTTTGATTTTCCTCTTCCTACTCGCCACTTTCACTGCCGTTACTGCCAGCCTAGCTTCGGACACTACGAATGGTGCCTCTCTCGCAGCCACGTCTACCTTGGAAGCACCCCCAAATGCGACTCCCACCCCAACTCCCGACGTGGCCGAGAGGTGCCACGATCAACGTGCCTCATCTATTCGAGCTATCCGAATGATTCTTATTCTCGCCGTGGTCTCAGCCCTTCACATGCCCGGGTCTCTAGTCTACCAGAAGCGGTCTCGGTTCTATAGACTGGCACCAGAAATTGGCCTGCTTGACCTCATTCCCACTCTCATTGCACTCACTCAAAGCGCCATAATACATAAAAGGTCACCGAGGGAAGCAGTTACGGCGGTACTCATATGCCGTCACTGCACTTCCAAGGAGAATCCATGGTGGGAGAAGCCTGAATACAGGGACAATGACGGGGCTACCCCAACAGGCACATCTGGTGGCAGTCAGTCTTTGCAGGAGGTTCTAAATCGCTTGCAAGCTTTTGGGTCAGCTCGAGTTCTGTATGTCGCACTGGCCGTTACAACAATTGCGGAAGCCTTTACCACCAAAGCATCACTGGACCTTACCCTGCTCGTGGTATTATACGCGATTCCGCTCTTCACGCTGGAGCTCATCTCCCTTGCGGCACTGCGCTTGAATCCTCCGCGTTCGATCTTGGAAACAAGCCAGGAAATAATGTCTTACGCCAAATTGATTGATGAGATTCAACAACCGATACCCGCCGTGGACCAGGGACTTGTCAGGCAGCGACTCTATCGCGCCATCTATGTCGTGTTTTTCGTCGTACTAGGAATACCTGCAGCCCTCAGCTTGTTCTACCCTTTCTCCGTCCCCGGATTCATCTTCTTGACGTTTTCAGAGTGGCACAGCACCAATGGAAAATGGTACATTTCATGGCTGACTTGGGTGGGATGGTTG GCCCACAACACCTCATGGCTCATGGCCACCACCATAGGGACTTTTGCCATCGCAGCCACGAGCAACCCTTTCCGAGAGTCATCAGAGACGCGAGCTTTATGCCATGTCATAGTGTCATTAGTTGCGCTCTGCCAAACAATTAACTTGGTTCCTGGGCAACTCAAGGGCAAATCAATTCTCTGGGGCTTTTTCctcatctctcttcttccgTACCTTTCCAATGTTTGGGCAATTCGAAATGCACAGCCCTCTTCACTGAATAGCTCCGGGGGATCACCGATGCACCCAGTTGAAGCCTTGGTTCGTCACGCAACTGATAGCTTCGAACATCTGCTCCGAAACCAATCGAAAAGCTATGAAGCCGCCAGCGATGAATATCGACGACGATACCGCCAAGAGCCGCCACCAGGCTTCGAAGCCTGGTTCAAGTTTGCAGAGTCAAATCAATCACCCATTATTGATGAATACGACATGATCTACGATATCGTCTCTCCGTTTTGGAAACTGAGCGGTCAGGAGGTTCTCAATGTGATGGCAAAGATGAAGGGAACACCACGGAGCGAAGTTTGGCTCTGCGATTTCTCAGGAAAAGAAGCTAAGACCAAGTGCCAACATCCTTACCGGAATTTCGATAGACACTACAGTCTTCTGTTCGACACCCTCTTGGGGGAGCTACCCGGAGAGCTTCCAGACGTCAAGTTTCTAATCAACCACTTTGACGAACCGAGGGTTCTGATCCCCCCCAACCCAACAGCAAAGTTTAGTTTGACCGACATGTCGAAGAGGACGACCTGGGAAAGGCTCAGCATTTCTTGTGTTCATTCACAGAGAAAAACCGGCAGCTCTTACCCCGAGCCTGCGGTAGAAACATTCAACATGCCGTTCGTCAAAAACCACTTCTCGGCGAAGGACCTATGCCAACACCCCGAGTACAAAAACATACACGGCTTTCTCATGAGCCCTAAAACCTTTCACCTCGTTGAGGGATTGGTGCCGATATTGTCGACAGGTGCACCTTCAACAATGGGTGACATTCTCTTCCCAAGCCCAGCATACATCGAAAAAGAGTTTCAATACGACATCTTGACCGATGTAAAATGGGAGAGTAAATGGAACAACTTGTACTGGGCTGGCTCAACAACAGGCGGATTTGTCTTCGATGACCAATGGCGACACCACCAGCGACAGAGATTTGTGGCCTTGGCTCAGAACCTGGAGCAGAAGCCGCATTCTTATCTAAGACAAAAGAACGGCATGCTTGGACGTGTGTACTCGACTTTCCTCAACAGTCGGTTATTTAACGTTGCCTTCACTAGGATTTTCCAATGTGAAAGACAGTACTGCAGAGATCAGAGCACctacttcaacaccaagtctTGGGCAGACAAGGATGAGGCGCTCAGATCACGGCTCGTATTCGACACGGACGGAAACGGAATAAGCGGGCGTTACTACAAGCTTCTGGCATCAAACTCAGTACCGTTAAAGCAGACAATCTTCCGAGAATGGCACGACGAGCGCTTGATGCCCTGGGTTCACTACGTGCCCGTCAGTCAAAGTCTCGAGGAGCTTCCTGAGCTTGTCTCCTATCTCACTTCAACGGAAGCGGGACAAAGAATAGCCAAGGATATTGCTGAGCAGGGTAGAGACTGGTTTTCAAGGTCTCTGAGGCAGGTCGACATGACTGTTTATACCTACAGGTTACTGTTGGAACTAGCCAGGTTGCAGGATCCGAAAAGACTGGCGAGttaa
- a CDS encoding FAD-binding PCMH-type domain-containing protein yields MDRHDQAVEDIATAVRQFFKLGEKYRVFHGSSNSTRPRHGSNQNIVDISMLSNVLAIDVNRQTCIVEPNVPMDRLVEATIAYGLVPPVVMEFPGITAGGGFSGTSGESSSFRHGFFNETVNYVEMVLGNGEIVKASRQERADLFHGAAGAAGTLGITTAMELQLIKAKRFVKTTYRKVDSIANAISEIKGECDNSEIDYLDGIVYSQDHGVIITGQATDLKPSECPVQTFSHPGDPWFYLHVQDKTRHLSPSSTVTEYVPLTEYLFRYDRGGFWVGRQGYTYFKAIPFNRFFRWLLDDYSHTRTLYHALHASRISSQFVVQDLALPYETAETFINWVDRSLGIWPLWLCPLKGCSIPTFHPVTNRKASDSVGNTEKHAPLEAQISQPMLNIGVWGWGPQNFGEFVSKNRDLEHKLTALGGRKWLYAHTYYQEDEFWNLYDYGWYQALREKYSATTLPTVYDKVKVNVQAKGESTEQWSESWLSKWPIGGLYGMVLATLSGDINLHRQAKWRYWGK; encoded by the coding sequence ATGGATCGCCATGACCAAGCAGTCGAGGACATTGCGACTGCTGTCCGCCAATTCTTCAAGCTCGGAGAGAAATACCGAGTGTTTCACGGCTCCTCAAACAGCACCCGCCCCCGCCATGGATCCAACCAAAACATTGTTGATATCAGCATGTTGTCAAACGTCCTCGCCATAGACGTCAATCGACAGACTTGTATCGTGGAGCCCAATGTTCCCATGGATCGCCTAGTTGAAGCCACCATTGCGTACGGACTTGTTCCTCCCGTTGTCATGGAATTCCCCGGCATCACCGCGGGGGGCGGGTTCTCTGGGACATCAGGGGAAAGCAGTTCGTTCCGCCATGGCTTCTTCAACGAAACCGTCAACTACGTGGAGATGGTCCTCGGAAACGGCGAAATCGTCAAGGCATCGAGACAGGAGAGGGCAGATCTCTTCCACGGTGCCGCCGGGGCTGCGGGGACGCTAGGTATCACCACGGCGATGGAGTTGcagctcatcaaggccaagagattCGTCAAAACCACATACCGAAAGGTTGATAGCATTGCCAATGCTATTTCCGAGATCAAGGGGGAGTGTGACAACTCCGAAATCGACTATCTTGACGGCATCGTCTACTCACAAGATCACGGCGTCATCATCACAGGTCAAGCAACCGATCTCAAGCCTTCAGAGTGTCCCGTGCAAACCTTCAGTCATCCAGGCGACCCGTGGTTCTACCTTCACGTCCAGGATAAAACACGACATCTATCTCCATCGTCAACCGTGACAGAGTACGTGCCGCTCACCGAGTATCTCTTCCGCTATGACCGGGGTGGCTTCTGGGTTGGTCGCCAGGGCTACACCTACTTCAAGGCGATCCCGTTTAACAGATTCTTTCGCTGGCTTCTCGACGACTACTCGCATACCCGGACACTGTATCATGCCCTCCACGCTAGCCGCATTTCCTCACAGTTTGTTGTCCAGGACTTGGCGCTACCGTATGAAACGGCCGAGACATTCATCAACTGGGTCGACCGCTCACTCGGAATTTGGCCGCTGTGGCTATGTCCCTTAAAAGGATGCTCGATTCCAACGTTCCATCCAGTCACAAACCGCAAAGCCTCGGATTCGGTGGGCAACACGGAGAAGCATGCCCCTCTTGAGGCTCAGATATCTCAACCAATGCTGAACATTGGTGTCTGGGGCTGGGGGCCTCAGAACTTTGGCGAGTTCGTCTCGAAAAACCGTGACCTGGAACACAAACTCACGGCTCTTGGCGGCCGCAAGTGGCTATATGCCCACACATACTACCAAGAAGATGAGTTCTGGAACCTATACGACTATGGATGGTATCAAGCTCTGAGGGAGAAGTATTCCGCCACAACTTTGCCGACAGTTTACGACAAGGTAAAGGTTAATGTCCAGGCCAAGGGGGAAAGCACTGAACAGTGGAGCGAGTCCTGGCTGAGCAAATGGCCGATTGGAGGATTGTATGGCATGGTTCTGGCGACTTTGTCTGGGGATATCAATTTGCATCGTCAGGCGAAGTGGAGGTACTGGGGCAAGTAG
- a CDS encoding MYND-type zinc finger protein samB, giving the protein MSSPQSCALSPRACGVCRKQEDLIRCPGCLVVYYCGRDHQAIDRKLHEEGCTKTEKALARLEKEEQTLRDHPGGMFENGVGRFFKIKETRQYMIVRKQVVTTLLQSFGAAGGRADAVRTALDHILDMLRLGRGDYMGVRDVAPTLFIRLNRDQEAYDFAKWYATTGNPSHCAWDDLDLPFLDIKGADVLEPPMENWANSRWIKMIHVVAVILIKVRVLLDLQAAINTTRALQGSIPEEMIGLICEQIVGSTLRSRPEVLHRGTEEISGHVGTIKGHIRDLYRSVNEYNPHFWRLMLKNPDEAAARKPYCYSLQSEEEACSVISYSLASWIETPGSFDVMRSVSQTA; this is encoded by the coding sequence ATGTCCTCACCTCAGTCTTGCGCCCTGTCGCCCCGCGCTTGTGGCGTCTGCAGAAAGCAAGAGGACCTCATCCGCTGCCCAGGCTGCCTAGTAGTCTACTACTGCGGACGAGACCACCAAGCTATCGACCGAAAGCTTCATGAGGAAGGGTGTACGAAGACGGAGAAGGCGCTCGCCCgtttggagaaggaggagcaaACTTTACGCGACCATCCAGGCGGCATGTTTGAGAACGGTGTCGGTCGCTTTTTTAAAATCAAGGAGACTCGGCAATACATGATTGTGCGCAAACAAGTGGTTACCACGCTGCTTCAGTCCTTTGGCGCTGCTGGTGGACGCGCTGATGCCGTGCGGACTGCTCTGGATCACATCCTGGATATGCTTCGGCTCGGTCGTGGGGATTACATGGGCGTCCGAGATGTCGCTCCTACACTCTTCATCCGTCTCAACAGGGATCAAGAGGCCTATGACTTTGCGAAGTGGTATGCAACGACCGGAAACCCGTCTCATTGCGCATGGGATGATCTCGATTTGCCCTTCCTCGACATCAAGGGTGCTGACGTACTCGAGCCACCTATGGAAAATTGGGCAAATTCACGCTGGATTAAAATGATTCACGTTGTAGCTGTGATCCTCATCAAAGTCCGGGTCTTGCTCGATCTGCAGGCTGCAATTAACACAACCAGGGCCCTGCAAGGCTCAATCCCCGAGGAGATGATAGGACTCATCTGCGAGCAGATCGTGGGAAGCACACTTCGCTCCCGGCCTGAAGTGCTACATCGAGGAACCGAGGAGATCTCCGGCCATGTTGGAACGATCAAGGGTCATATCAGAGATTTGTACAGGTCTGTCAATGAGTACAATCCCCATTTCTGGCGATTGATGTTGAAGAATCCCGATGAGGCAGCCGCCAGGAAACCGTACTGTTACTCACTACAGTCAGAAGAGGAGGCCTGTTCGGTTATTTCATATTCCTTGGCGTCGTGGATTGAGACACCTGGGTCGTTTGATGTAATGCGGTCTGTCAGCCAAACGGCATGA